Below is a genomic region from Thermodesulfobacteriota bacterium.
TGCGATCGAGCGGGCATGGTGGAAGTTTGATCTGGTGCGGCGGCTCTACAACCGGGGGTATGCGCGGCAGCAGGTGATCGATCTCTTTCGTTTCATCGACTGGCTGATGCAACTGCCGGAGGAGTTGGAGCAGGGATTTTTTCAGCAGCTGGCGGCAGTTGAGGAGGATACAACCATGCCGTATGTATCCAGTGTGGAGCGGATCGGAAGGAAGAAGGGGCTTGAGCAGGGCCTTTCCCAGGGTCTTTCCCAGGGTCGTCGCGAGACCCAGCTGGCGGTGGCGTCCAGGCTGCTGGGGATATTGGACGACGAGGCCATCGCCACCAGCACCGGGTTGTCGGTGGAGGAGGTGCGCGCCGGCGGCTTGCCGGCGCCGGCGCCGGGGGCGGTTGGCTCGTAGGGAACGTATTCAGCGCACAACGAGGTCCTCGGGGCGCTTCGCTCAAGCCGTGCCGCACGGCATCCGAGACGCTCAGCGCTGTCCATTCCTGGTCTTCTTGGCGTACGCCTTTCTGGAATCGCTCCGGAAAGGCGTACAGGTCTTCCGGGATTCCGGCCAGGGGCGTGACTGGGCCAGACGGGGCTCGGCCAGGACGTTTCTCGCCAGCCCGCGTCCGGCGCGGGTTTTCCGTCGCCGCTTGGCCGGAGGCTTGGGTTGGCACGATATTGGCTTATGTCTCCGGCGTAGTCCAGGCCCTGCGGCGTCATGCATGCGCTGCCGCATGCGGGCTGGGGGCAAGCCCAATCCTACGCACAGGAGGATGGTATGAAGATGACGATCTGGAGATCGTGGATCCTGGCCGGTGGCATCCTCCTGGCCGGGGCTGGGGCGGCGGGCGCCGCGCCGCTGGCGCCGGTGAGCTACGACATGCCCAATGGCGAGACCGGCAGCTACCAGTACTGGGACGAGTCCTACACCGGCAGCGGCAATCCCCTGGTCAGCCTCAGCCCCTTGAGTGGCGGCCTGGGGGATCTCACCGACGGGGTCATCGCTACCCAGAACTGGAACATCGTCGAGGCGCCGGCTGGGCCGGGGCCGTACGTGGGCTGGTATACCATCACGCCCACCATCACCTTCCATTTCGGCGGCCCGGTGACGGTCGACGCCGTCACCTTCTACGTGGACGATGCCAACGGCTACGGCGGAGTCCGGACGCCGGCCGGCTTCGTCATCGCCGGCACCAGCTACAGCGTCGCCGATCCTCCCGGCTCGGCGCCCACCAGCTACACCATCGGCAACCTGGGCTTGAGCCTCTCCGACCTTGCGGTCACCATCAACCGTCAGCCCGGCTGCTGGGTCTTCGTCAGCGAGATAGCCTTTACCGGGACCCCGGTGCCGATTCCGGCCAGCGCTCTTCTTCTGGGCAGCGGCCTGACCAGCTTGGTGGCCTGGCGGCGTCGCCGCTCCTGATTCCGGCCGGCGAGTGGCCTTTCCACGGGCAGGGTGATCCGGTGGCGGATCCCCTGCCCGTTTTCGTGTCCTGGTCCCTCGCCCCGGCCAGATGCACCAGCCCCCGCGTGTCGTACACCTGCGCGCCTTCTGTGCCGAATACGGCGCCAATGCCCTTCCGGCCCTCTTGCTCCATACCGGCCAGGCCACCGAATGATCACCTCGGACGTCCTGGCAGCGCCATGGTGGAAGGTGCTGCAGTAGGCTCCTGTGGCCCTCCGGGACGACCTCCGGCTCGCCTCCGTCCCTTGCGAGGGCCGCTGGGTTGTGGCGATTC
It encodes:
- a CDS encoding VPLPA-CTERM sorting domain-containing protein; its protein translation is MKMTIWRSWILAGGILLAGAGAAGAAPLAPVSYDMPNGETGSYQYWDESYTGSGNPLVSLSPLSGGLGDLTDGVIATQNWNIVEAPAGPGPYVGWYTITPTITFHFGGPVTVDAVTFYVDDANGYGGVRTPAGFVIAGTSYSVADPPGSAPTSYTIGNLGLSLSDLAVTINRQPGCWVFVSEIAFTGTPVPIPASALLLGSGLTSLVAWRRRRS